Proteins encoded in a region of the Nicotiana tomentosiformis chromosome 9, ASM39032v3, whole genome shotgun sequence genome:
- the LOC138899278 gene encoding F-box/kelch-repeat protein At3g23880-like, whose protein sequence is MLFVSAYGFGYNESQDDYKVVKVEPSCKRNEFGEFELLNDVSVYSLKTNSWEMILEKFPSVCFRNDPAKFVSGRLHWIATRNRDNIGPWFIASLNLIDLTYEEVALPPYVDNDNIKWKLGILGGNLCLFCHCNIILMDVWIMMENGVVESWTKVVSIPYFVELDYGLWPIFISQNDDILLQGCSSLLLYNSTHNDLKQTKTQIHYSSRVQFSLYIESLVPPNFVEED, encoded by the coding sequence ATGCTTTTTGTTAGTGCTTATGGTTTTGGTTATAATGAGTCCCAAGATGATTATAAAGTTGTAAAAGTTGAGCCGTCATGTAAACGAAATGAATTTGGAGAGTTTGAACTTCTGAATGATGTTAGTGTTTATAGTTTAAAAACTAATTCTTGGGAGATGATTCTTGAGAAATTCCCAAGTGTTTGCTTTCGCAATGATCCTGCTAAATTTGTAAGTGGAAGACTTCATTGGATTGCTACTCGAAATAGAGATAATATCGGCCCATGGTTTATTGCTTCATTGAACCTCATAGACTTGACTTATGAAGAAGTAGCTTTGCCGCCCTAcgttgataatgataatattaAGTGGAAACTAGGGATCTTAGGAGGTAATCTATGTCTATTTTGTCATTGTAACATTATACTAATGGATGTGTGGATAATGATGGAGAATGGAGTTGTGGAGTCATGGACTAAGGTGGTGTCGATCCCTTATTTTGTAGAGCTTGACTATGGGCTTTGGCCAATTTTCAtctcccaaaatgatgatattttGCTGCAAGGTTGTTCAAGTTTATTGTTGTATAATTCAACACATAATGATTTAAAGCAAACTAAGACTCAGATCCATTATAGTTCTAGAGTTCAATTTAGTTTGTACATTGAAAGTCTTGTTCCTCCAAATTTTGTGGAGGAGGATTGA